From a region of the Betta splendens chromosome 5, fBetSpl5.4, whole genome shotgun sequence genome:
- the LOC114855323 gene encoding LOW QUALITY PROTEIN: GTP-binding protein REM 1-like (The sequence of the model RefSeq protein was modified relative to this genomic sequence to represent the inferred CDS: inserted 2 bases in 1 codon; deleted 2 bases in 2 codons) has product MTLNTQREKEPLQRRGSTPTPPAHFCHHPSLTRAARPARTPDDPERPRPQRSHLLLGQSASYDXPETSPSATGPHWSSDSDDDSQSDSECVYRVVLLGDHGVGKSSLAGIFAGITDKDEQAGDDTYERTLTVDGEETTLILMDTWENTTVHDDNDDDDDEDGSSQDDCLKVGSAYVIVYSVTDRSTFDSAAELRITLRRARQAENLPIILVGNKSDLVRSREVAVEEGRACAVVFDCKFIETSASLQHNVAELFEGVVRQIRLRRDGSEAVQRQHSVYKRKESLTQKARRFLDRLVARNNQRMAVKVRSKSCHDLAVL; this is encoded by the exons ATGACCCTCAACacccagagagagaaggagcccCTGCAGCGGCGCGGCAGCACACCGACGCCTCCCGCCCATTTCTGCCACCACCCGTCCTTGACTCGGGCCGCTCGGCCTGCCAGAACCCCGGACGACCCGGAGCGGCCGCGGCCCCAGCGCAGCCACCTGCTCCTGGGACAGTCGGCGTCCTACGA CCCGGAGACAAGTCCCTCCGCTACCGGGCCCCACTGGAGCTCGGACTCGGACGACGACTCGCAGAGCGACTCGGAGTGCGTTTACAGAGTGGTCCTGCTGGGAGACCACGGCGTGGGAAAGAGCAGCCTGGCAGGAATCTTTGCCGGGATCACAGATAAAGATGAgcaagctggag ACGACACATATGAGCGGACGCTGACAGTGGATGGAGAGGAAACCACACTCATCCTTATGGACACCTGGGAGAACACCACAGTg catgatgataatgatgatgatgatgatgaggatggctCCTCTCAAGACGACTGTCTGAAGGTGGGGAGCGCTTACGTCATCGTCTACTCCGTCACCGACCGCTCCACCTTTGACTCCGCCGCCGAGCTGCGCATCACACTGAGACGCGCACGTCAGGCCGAAAACCTTCCCATCATCCTCGTCGGCAACAAAAGCGACCTGGTCCGG TCCCGAGAAGTTGCTGTGGAAG AGGGCCGAGCGTGCGCCGTGGTGTTCGACTGTAAGTTCATAGAGACGTCGGCGTCTCTGCAGCACAACGTGGCCGAGCTGTTCGAG GGAGTGGTCCGGCAGATCCGGCTCCGCCGGGACGGCAGCGAGGCCGTGCAGCGCCAGCACTCCGTGTACAAGCGCAAAGAGAGCCTCACGCAGAAGGCGCGGCGCTTCCTGGACCGCCTGGTGGCGCGCAACAACCAGCGCATGGCGGTGAAAGTGCGCTCGAAGAGCTGCCACGACCTGGCCGTCCTCTGA